In Thiofilum sp., the genomic window CCGCTCAAGACTTTCACTTGTCAATTAGCAAAAGATTAAGCAGCCAAGGCAGCCTTTGCTTTTTCCGCTAATTGTCCAAATGCAGCAATGTCATGTACAGCTAAATCAGCCATCACTTTACGGTCTACTTTGATGCCTGCTTTATTTAAGCCATTGATGAAACGGCTATAAGACAGATCATACAACCGCGCAGCCGCATTAATACGTACAATCCATAAAGCACGGAATTGACGTTTTTTCTGACGACGGTCACGGTAAGCATATTGACCCGCTTTGATTACCGCTTGATGAGCGGAGCGGTAAGAACGGCTACGGTTACCATAATAACCTTTAGCCTTTTTCATAATTTTCTTGTGACGGGCTCCAGCCTGTACACCACGTTTAACTCTTGCCATTTCTCAGATACTCCCTAAGCGTAAGGTAATAAGCGGTCAACCATTTTTTGATCGGATTCGTGTACACGATCCACACCAACTCGTAATTGACGTTTACGCTTAGTAGACTTTTTAGTCAGGATATGGCGCATATGAGACTGTTTACGTTTAAACGTGCCATTAGCTGATTTGCGGAAACGCTTGGACGCCCCGCTGTGCGATTTCATCTTAGGCATCTTTGACTCCTAATAAGAGGATTAACAACATTCTGCGAGAGTGCCTAACCTCAACAGAATGACAACCGATTTAGGTAGGGTTAGTAGTAGCCGCAGGCGCATTAGACGCGTTTGACTGATTACTAGCCCCCCCTCCTTGTGATTTTTTCTTCGGTGCTAGCACCATGACCATTTGACGGCCTTCCAGCTTAGGAAATTGCTCGACTACACCATACTCAACCAAGTCCGCCTCAATACGCTTAAGGACTTGCATTCCTATATCACGGTGCGCCATTTCACGCCCACGGAAACGTAAGGTCACTTTAGTTTTGTCACCCTCTTCAAGGAATTCCATTAGCTTACGTAGCTTAATTTGATAATCCCCGTCATCCGTTCCCGGACGCAATT contains:
- the rplT gene encoding 50S ribosomal protein L20 produces the protein MARVKRGVQAGARHKKIMKKAKGYYGNRSRSYRSAHQAVIKAGQYAYRDRRQKKRQFRALWIVRINAAARLYDLSYSRFINGLNKAGIKVDRKVMADLAVHDIAAFGQLAEKAKAALAA
- the rpmI gene encoding 50S ribosomal protein L35; the encoded protein is MPKMKSHSGASKRFRKSANGTFKRKQSHMRHILTKKSTKRKRQLRVGVDRVHESDQKMVDRLLPYA
- the infC gene encoding translation initiation factor IF-3, whose protein sequence is MIAEKEHRINGDINIPKIRLIDADGENKGVVSTRDALAMAYEAELDLVEIVPNAKPPVCRIMDYGKFRFDESKKASVARKKQKQVQVKEIKLRPGTDDGDYQIKLRKLMEFLEEGDKTKVTLRFRGREMAHRDIGMQVLKRIEADLVEYGVVEQFPKLEGRQMVMVLAPKKKSQGGGASNQSNASNAPAATTNPT